CGGGCGGACCGGGCGGCTGCGGCGCCGACGGCCCGACCTGGCCGGGGCCCGCGAGCATCGTCGCGGCGTGGTGGACCCCGCCACCGGGCGGACCGGGAGGCGCCGGGGGCTGGGGCGCGCCAGGGGCTCCGGGCGGGCCCGGAGGCGCGGGCGGCTGGGGCGCGCCAGGGCCGCCCGGGCCCGGATCGGCGAGCATCGTCGCGGCGTGGTGCACACCACCACCGGGAGGTCCGGGCGGACCGGGAGGCGCGGGCGGCTGGGGTGCGGCAGGGACTCCGGGCGGGCCCTGCTGGGGGACGAGCTGCGTCGGCAGGTATCCGCCCGCCGGGGCGCCGGGCGCACCCGGTCCCGAGGGCGGCGGCACGGGCGCGCCCGGCCTGGCTCCCGGAGTGCCGGGGGCACCGGGCGGCGGCGGAGTGGTCTGGCCGCCCCCGCGCGCACCGCGCGGCGGCACGACGGCCTTGCTGGTGGCCGCGTCCGCTATGTCACCGGCGCCGGGACCGGGAGCACCCGGAGCATTCGGGGCGCCCGGTGCGGGTGTTCCCGGTGCGGGTGTTCCCTGTCCGGGGACGATCGCCGTCCGGGGCAGCCGGCTGCCGCCGGACATCAGGGCGGTCGGCGCATCGGCCGGTACCGCCGGCGGCGGGGTGCCGTCGTCGTCGGTGCCCGAGAGCGGCGGTGCGAACACCGTGGCCGGCAGGGGCACCGCACCCTCGTCGGAGCCCGCGTTGGTGTCGGTCCCGGCCCAGGGGGTGGACCCGGCGGGCACGTTCGGCGGGGATGCCGGGATGCCGTCGTTGGCGGTGGGCTCGTAGGCGACCGGTCCGCCCGCCGCACCCGCGGAGGGCCGAGGGGCGCCGTCCCGGTCCGCCCGGTGGTCCGGGATGCCCAGCTTGTCGGCCGCCTCCTGGAGCCACTGCGGGGGGCTCAGCAGGAAGGACGTCTGGTTCAGATCGATGCGCTGCGGCGGCTCCGGAGCGGCCGGTGCCGCGTCGAGCGCGCCGTACTCCTCCTCGTACCGCCGGATCACCTCGCCCACCGGCAGTCCGGGCCACAGGGTGGCCTCGCCGCTGTCCCTGGCGATCACCAGCCGCTGCCGGCCGCCGTCCGAGACCGGACCCTCGGCGCGGTCCTCGGCCCACACCACGAAGCCCAGCTCGAACTCCCGCACCCGCACCTCGCGGTGCTGGTACGCGGGCACATCACCGTTGATCCACTCGTCCGCGCGCTGCTGCGCCTGCGCAAAGGTCACCATCGCGCTCACCCCTCCACCGGGACGGCCCGCGCGAAGCCGCCGTCCACCATCAGGTTCGCCACGGTCTCCAGCTCCGGCGGATTGCCCGCCAGCCGCTGCAGGAATGCGTCGAAGTCGCCGCCGCACGGCAGCAGCAGCCGGTCCACCCGCTCCTGCACGTCCCAGCCGTCCTGGTCGCGGGCGTCGTCGTACGCGCAGAACCAGACCGAGCCGACGCCGTTGCCCCTCACCTTCACCGCGAGGATGCCGCCCTGGACGAAGCCGACGCCCAGGTAGTCCTTGGTGAGGTGGTCCCGCAGGCATTTGTTGACGTACACCAGGTCGTTCACGGCGGCCTCCTCGCGCACCGTGAAGAACGGCTGGTCGACCAGGAGACCGAGCTCCGCGTCGAGCGCCGCGCCGACGGGGGCCGAGCCGCCCGCCGCCTTGAGGAAGGAGCGGTACGCACCGGGCAGCCGGTAGCCGAGGTCCTCCTCGACGCCCAGGATCTGCTGCTCGCTCACCGCCACGGCGCCCTTGGGCAGCCGGAAGTGCGCGGGCCGGGTCTCCTGCAGCGGCCGGGTGCCGCGCTTGTTCTGGTCGACCGCGGTGGCGGCGAGACCGCCGTGGTGCCTGAGCAGCGCCTTGACCTCGACCGGGATCAGCTCCATGCGCCGGCCGCCGGGGACGTGGTGCCAGGTCCAGCCGTGCGGGGTGGCGACCGCGGGGATCGTGTCCCACAGCTCGTGGCCGCTCGCCGCCAGCGCCGCGTTGGCCGACACGTAGTCGGTGAGCCGCAGCTCGTCGACGCCGAAGCCCTGCGGGGGCTCGGCGATCTCCGCGGCGGCGCGCGCGTACGGCGCGAAGTCCGGGCTGCCGTTCTCGTCCATGCGCACACCTCTGGGGTGGCGGGACGCCCGGACCGGGTCCGGGAAATGCACGAGCTGCCCGGCGTAGGCCGCGTTCGGTGGCGCGGCTTGCTGCCCGAGCCGACCTGTCGTCATGGCGGTTGCCCCCTGCTGCGTCCGACTGGTGAGGACCGGCCTGCCCAAGGGGACGGTCCGGGCACAGCCTATGCGGTGGCGCAAGGGCTGGTCCCACCCCTGGTACCCGTTGGTACGCCTCGTCACGAACCGTCACAGCGGCGTGACGGACGAGCGACACTCCTGCCCCCGCCGCGCGACACGGAAGGGTGTTTGTCCGCCCCAGCTTCCCCACCAGCCCGGACATTTGGCAGGCTGTCACCGCAACTCGGGGGCGTGCACATCGCGCAGCTACCGCTGCGGGCACGGGAGGGAAAAGCACCATGCACAGCGCACAAACAGTCACATCCGGCGATCCGCGCCTCAACTGGAGCAGCACCGGGAGCGGCCACACACCCCGTCTGCACCACCGCCGCGACGGCATCCTGCCCGCGGTGGCCGCGGCGCTGTCCGTACGCGGTGAGACGCTCACCTGCACCGCGGGCAAGGGCGACCAGCCGCCCGTACTGCACCCGCTGGTCCAGGACTTCCTCGACACCCTCACCAGCGGCCAGCGCGAACGATTCACCGGCCGCTGCCCCGAGGCGATACTGCTCTCCCGGCAGCTCACCGCGACGGACGCCGGCCGCTCCAAGCGGGCCCAGCGCAAGCCGTTGACCAACGGCGAGGCCCGCCGCGCCCTGAAGCACTCGCGGCTCACCGCACGGCGCATCCGTGAGGACGGCGACCCGATGCACGGCAGTTACGCGCCGCCGTGCCGCTCCTGCGCGGCGATGCTCGCCCATTTCGGCGTGCGTCCCGTCGACCTCACCGCCACCGGGGCGGCGACCACCGCCGAGAAGGGCTGATCGCGCTCCGATGCACGACAGAACCGATCTACCCGAGCAGGCGGGCCCCGCGGACCGCGACCGCCATGCCACGACCCGTTTCCCCGTCGCCGTCGACGCCGCCCTGCGCGCCGCGGGCTGGCTGCCGGGCCGCTGGGACATCCGGCAGGCCGAGGGGTGGGCCGACGCGCTGCGCTCGCACGCCTCGCCCGCCGGCCATCAGCACGCGGTCTTCCCGGCGGCCGTGGAGGCATGGGCGGAGTTCGGCGGGCTGCACATCACCGCCTCCGCGCCGGGCCGGCAGATCGCACCGGCCGCGGTGCGGATCGATCCGCTGGGCGGGCTGCATCTCGCGCGCACGCTCGGCGACCTCGGCCGGGCGCTGGAGACCGAGGTCAGCCCGCTGGGCGAGGAGGGGGACGGGCAGGCGGTCCTCGCGATCGACATACAGGGGCGGGTGTACAGCATCGATCACACCGGGGACTGGTACCTGGGCCAGGACATCGACCAGGCGCTGGCGACACTGATCGGCGGCATCCAGCCGGAGCGGCTCGTGTCGGGCTGAGCGACCCGTTCCGGCCCGGGCCCGCCTCCCGGAACCGGCAACCCGTCCGGGCGCAGGATCAGGCCGTCCCCTGGGCCGGCAGTACCGCCGACACCCGGAAACCCCCCGCATCCGTCGGACCGGAGACGAAGACGCCGCCCAGCCCCAGCACGCGCTCCCGCATGCCGACGAGCCCGTTGCCCCCGCTCGGCAGCCCCGCGTCCGCCGTGGTCGCGTCCGACGGGCCGTTCTCCACCTGCATCGCGACTTCCGAGCCCCGGTGCGCGAGCCGCACCCACGTCCGCGCGCCCGCCGCGTGCTTGTGCACGTTCGTCAGGGCCTCCTGCACCACCCGGTACGCGGTCTGCTCGACCTCGGGGGCGTACGGGCGGGCCTCGCCGTCCACCGAGAGTTCCACGGTCATGCCGGCCTCCCTGGACTCCCCGACCAGGATCTCCACCTCGTGCAGCCGGGGCCCGTCCTCCACAGCGGCGGCCGCGGCGGCGGCGGCCGCCTGGCCGACCGCGGCGAGCGGCAC
This sequence is a window from Streptomyces sp. NBC_01217. Protein-coding genes within it:
- a CDS encoding SUKH-4 family immunity protein, which translates into the protein MVTFAQAQQRADEWINGDVPAYQHREVRVREFELGFVVWAEDRAEGPVSDGGRQRLVIARDSGEATLWPGLPVGEVIRRYEEEYGALDAAPAAPEPPQRIDLNQTSFLLSPPQWLQEAADKLGIPDHRADRDGAPRPSAGAAGGPVAYEPTANDGIPASPPNVPAGSTPWAGTDTNAGSDEGAVPLPATVFAPPLSGTDDDGTPPPAVPADAPTALMSGGSRLPRTAIVPGQGTPAPGTPAPGAPNAPGAPGPGAGDIADAATSKAVVPPRGARGGGQTTPPPPGAPGTPGARPGAPVPPPSGPGAPGAPAGGYLPTQLVPQQGPPGVPAAPQPPAPPGPPGPPGGGVHHAATMLADPGPGGPGAPQPPAPPGPPGAPGAPQPPAPPGPPGGGVHHAATMLAGPGQVGPSAPQPPGPPGPPGMPQRGAPGPVPPNPHTPPPPPSPAYGYPQAPAGQPTVGPGYQAVLRYRAPDGSEQQLIRRSAPGTPHPEWQMLHELRAMNVPPQQVIELHTELESCELPGGYCARMIRETWPQVRITSVAPYGTDHASRQQGMQHLLTHQGELHQVADGPARPAPVRAPLPQMPPAPPVPPEAIAEEMLHTFGPQGVLRFDQRAVSRQGVPEAVARTLVWAGLPADFGPFFWAQPGQPVVPTLAELAAQRQVQAAPDAGSYLVMGSDFGRAICVQYGTANIVAVPVEAGSPAGGHSHPVAPQFVNTGLPEFQRSMALLGRMWRLRFGLNPEQAGRWTVDFQAQLVALDPAALASPESWWSVLLEQMWDGLI
- a CDS encoding YwqJ-related putative deaminase produces the protein MHSAQTVTSGDPRLNWSSTGSGHTPRLHHRRDGILPAVAAALSVRGETLTCTAGKGDQPPVLHPLVQDFLDTLTSGQRERFTGRCPEAILLSRQLTATDAGRSKRAQRKPLTNGEARRALKHSRLTARRIREDGDPMHGSYAPPCRSCAAMLAHFGVRPVDLTATGAATTAEKG
- a CDS encoding SUKH-3 domain-containing protein, which translates into the protein MHDRTDLPEQAGPADRDRHATTRFPVAVDAALRAAGWLPGRWDIRQAEGWADALRSHASPAGHQHAVFPAAVEAWAEFGGLHITASAPGRQIAPAAVRIDPLGGLHLARTLGDLGRALETEVSPLGEEGDGQAVLAIDIQGRVYSIDHTGDWYLGQDIDQALATLIGGIQPERLVSG
- a CDS encoding SMI1/KNR4 family protein; translation: MTTGRLGQQAAPPNAAYAGQLVHFPDPVRASRHPRGVRMDENGSPDFAPYARAAAEIAEPPQGFGVDELRLTDYVSANAALAASGHELWDTIPAVATPHGWTWHHVPGGRRMELIPVEVKALLRHHGGLAATAVDQNKRGTRPLQETRPAHFRLPKGAVAVSEQQILGVEEDLGYRLPGAYRSFLKAAGGSAPVGAALDAELGLLVDQPFFTVREEAAVNDLVYVNKCLRDHLTKDYLGVGFVQGGILAVKVRGNGVGSVWFCAYDDARDQDGWDVQERVDRLLLPCGGDFDAFLQRLAGNPPELETVANLMVDGGFARAVPVEG